From a single Alkalihalophilus pseudofirmus genomic region:
- a CDS encoding mannonate dehydratase gives MMKVSVTTTKFDLTDAELRQMCQLGVDCVDFGTGSSFPGVKEQGFPDLDKVLKMKKRVRSFGLDVNRVTLPDLSERFMNEDDGSELELENSVKAVKVFGEAGIKIVRQRFAGDTYNYMTKSYQARQRGGAIARGESLGFQKEPYVTPTLEEHEKWWSRFRAAYAELVPACEDYDVNLGMHPSDSPNHDTPFGGLGYRRIMDEFPSKNVGYIYCVGTRAEEGGSPLVLNEINQYGRKDRIFLVHFRNVRGSLPTAGAFEEALLDDGDMNMYKILLELRKVGYNGCLNPDHVPMMEGDNPDLDGNWAHSNIGWSYGSVGFAYSIGYIKALLAALVEFEG, from the coding sequence ATGATGAAGGTATCGGTTACCACGACTAAATTTGATTTAACAGACGCAGAATTGAGACAAATGTGCCAGCTTGGTGTGGATTGTGTGGACTTTGGTACAGGTTCTTCTTTTCCTGGAGTGAAAGAACAAGGTTTTCCTGATTTAGATAAGGTACTTAAGATGAAAAAACGGGTTCGCTCATTCGGTTTAGATGTAAACAGAGTGACGCTTCCGGATCTCTCCGAGCGCTTTATGAACGAAGACGATGGAAGTGAGCTGGAGCTTGAAAACTCCGTTAAAGCTGTAAAAGTTTTCGGTGAGGCTGGTATTAAGATTGTCAGACAGCGATTTGCAGGAGATACATACAATTATATGACAAAAAGCTATCAAGCCAGGCAGCGAGGCGGTGCCATTGCTAGAGGAGAAAGCTTAGGCTTTCAAAAAGAACCTTATGTAACACCAACTTTAGAAGAGCATGAAAAATGGTGGTCACGTTTTAGAGCGGCCTACGCTGAACTGGTGCCAGCTTGTGAAGACTACGATGTGAATTTAGGGATGCACCCATCGGATTCGCCTAATCATGATACTCCCTTCGGTGGACTTGGATACCGCAGGATCATGGATGAATTCCCAAGCAAAAATGTAGGCTACATCTATTGCGTAGGTACGAGGGCAGAAGAAGGTGGGAGCCCTCTTGTATTGAATGAAATTAATCAATACGGCAGAAAAGACCGCATCTTTCTAGTTCATTTTCGAAATGTGCGCGGTTCCTTGCCTACAGCAGGTGCATTTGAAGAAGCTCTCTTAGATGATGGTGATATGAATATGTATAAGATTTTATTAGAACTTAGAAAAGTTGGATACAATGGCTGCTTAAACCCAGACCACGTACCAATGATGGAAGGAGATAACCCAGACCTTGACGGGAATTGGGCTCATTCGAATATTGGCTGGAGTTATGGAAGTGTCGGCTTTGCGTATTCAATCGGCTACATTAAAGCCTTGTTAGCAGCTTTAGTAGAATTTGAAGGGTAG
- a CDS encoding tripartite tricarboxylate transporter TctB family protein: MIQRNQDAFASVFLLAVSVLMFIATYNIQQMTVSAIGADFAPRLVAGGLFILSFIMLITSIRKQKNPASQAEEESDEDTEADQNVPISKKSVFLTIGLLIGYVALIPIIGFLLMTVVYLFLQMYILAEKSQRRIVLFLVVSVISSGVIYYCFKNIFYLRLPAGILG, translated from the coding sequence ATGATCCAACGAAATCAAGATGCTTTTGCAAGCGTTTTCTTATTAGCGGTTTCAGTGCTAATGTTTATTGCCACATACAATATTCAACAAATGACTGTTTCAGCGATAGGAGCAGATTTTGCTCCTAGATTAGTAGCTGGAGGGTTATTTATCCTTAGCTTCATCATGCTTATTACCTCGATAAGAAAACAAAAGAACCCTGCTTCCCAAGCAGAAGAAGAGAGTGATGAAGATACTGAAGCTGATCAGAACGTGCCAATAAGCAAAAAGTCTGTTTTCCTAACAATTGGATTATTGATTGGGTATGTTGCGCTCATTCCAATCATTGGATTTTTGCTTATGACAGTCGTCTACTTATTTTTACAGATGTATATATTGGCTGAAAAATCACAAAGAAGAATCGTACTATTTTTAGTGGTCTCTGTCATTTCATCTGGTGTTATCTATTATTGTTTCAAGAATATTTTTTACTTAAGACTTCCAGCAGGGATTTTAGGATAA
- a CDS encoding FadR/GntR family transcriptional regulator: protein MEENKEVDIKSLSRKSLSKQVIDEIINLLMTGQLKPGDKIPSEMELMEICDVSRPVIREALTSLEVMGIVNRKTRHGTFFSEKIGSKPFSMMLALSAGDVVSIIETRIALELGLVTLAAEKITDGELAKLKDSIDDMKKLPTDDSSEIDMRFHKLIAHSARNPLFEGMIDALQKSHMKVLEQIPIEDRDLNATLNYHQDIYDALAKRDPIEAYSAMYRHLDFVRKKALRALKKKMEEAK, encoded by the coding sequence GTGGAAGAAAATAAAGAAGTTGATATTAAATCGCTTAGTCGGAAATCATTATCGAAACAAGTGATAGATGAAATCATAAATTTACTTATGACAGGTCAGTTGAAGCCAGGTGATAAAATCCCATCTGAAATGGAGTTAATGGAAATATGTGATGTGAGCAGGCCCGTAATCCGGGAAGCCTTAACATCACTTGAAGTGATGGGAATTGTGAATCGGAAAACGCGCCATGGGACATTTTTTTCAGAAAAGATAGGGAGTAAACCATTTTCCATGATGCTCGCCCTCTCAGCAGGTGATGTGGTTTCGATCATTGAAACACGTATTGCTTTGGAATTGGGGCTCGTAACCCTTGCAGCTGAAAAAATTACGGACGGGGAGCTAGCCAAATTAAAAGATTCTATAGATGATATGAAAAAGCTGCCAACTGATGATTCATCTGAGATTGATATGCGTTTTCATAAATTAATTGCTCATAGTGCCAGAAACCCGCTATTTGAAGGGATGATTGATGCTCTGCAGAAATCTCACATGAAAGTGTTAGAACAGATCCCTATTGAGGATCGTGATTTGAATGCTACATTAAACTATCATCAAGACATCTATGATGCACTTGCAAAAAGAGATCCAATCGAAGCATACAGTGCGATGTATCGGCATTTAGACTTTGTAAGAAAGAAAGCCTTACGAGCGTTAAAGAAAAAGATGGAAGAAGCCAAATAA